The following are from one region of the Populus trichocarpa isolate Nisqually-1 chromosome 8, P.trichocarpa_v4.1, whole genome shotgun sequence genome:
- the LOC7494799 gene encoding uncharacterized protein LOC7494799, whose translation MALLTNTSANIYSVTNHVSWSNSTFMGGKFTALYLIDSCQFLQLPAKSPSGDKFRTRTFARRKSVKKWTRDERSQNGIALESTEKGLEEERVVLSDKSSLEDNSVEPVQSTLNNIASRSDVLQACTVTSGLIAALGILIRQVSHVASMEGLPILDCSTEVSFGIEMWHLELITGLVILISSCRYLLLKTWPDFAESTEAANQQVLTSLQPLDYLVVSFLPGVTEELLFRGALLPLFGMDWKSVLLAATIFGVLHLGNGRKYSFAIWATFVGFVYGYATIVSSSLVVPMASHALNNLAGGLLWRHTSKPAK comes from the exons ATGGCTTTGCTTACTAATACCTCAGCTAATATCTACTCTGTAACCAACCACGTATCATGGTCAAATTCTACCTTCATGG GTGGGAAGTTCACTGCCCTCTATCTAATTGATTCTTGTCAGTTCTTGCAGTTACCTGCCAAATCACCTAGC ggCGATAAGTTTCGCACAAGGACTTTTGCGAGACGGAAATCAGTGAAAAAATGGACAAGGGATGAGCGGTCACAAAATGGTATAGCTCTGGAAAGTACTGAGAAGGGTTTAGAAGAAGAGAGAGTAGTGTTATCAGATAAGTCTTCTTTAGAGGATAATTCTGTGGAGCCTGTGCAAAGTACACTCAACAATATCGCTTCAAGAAGTGATGTGCTTCAGGCATGCACTGTCACTTCTGGGTTGATAGCTGCTTTGGGTATATTAATTCGACAG GTGTCTCATGTCGCATCAATGGAAGGACTGCCAATCCTCGACTGCTCTACAGAAGTCTcat TTGGTATTGAGATGTGGCATCTTGAGTTGATTACAGGATTGGTCATACTGATTTCATCATGCAGATACTTGCTACTGAAGACATGGCCAGATTTTGCTGAATCAACAGAAGCAGCCAATCAGCAG GTCCTTACATCATTACAACCTTTGGATTACTTAGTTGTTTCATTCTTGCCGGGAGTTACTGAG GAACTTCTTTTCCGAGGTGCGCTGCTACCGCTCTTTGGAATGGATTGGAAGAGTGTCCTTCTAGCTGCTACCATATTTGGTGTTCTACATTTGGGAAACGGTCGAAAGTACTCCTTTGCTATCTG GGCAACCTTTGTTGGATTTGTCTATGGCTATGCTACCATTGTATCCTCAAGCTTGGTCGTACCAATGGCTTCTCATGCACTGAACAATCTAGCCGGTGGGCTCCTGTGGCGACACACATCAAAGCCAGCAAAATAG